The window CCAGGACAATTCATTGTTAGATTATGCTACACTGCTACCAATAGCGAAGAACAATGCAACCGAGCTCGTTCTTGCAGGCGATGATGCGCAACTCATCTATGATTTCAGAGGCGCGAATTATAAACTATTTCACAAGTTAATCGAGCGCTCAGAGATAATACTGAACCTCACAGAAACTCGCAGGTTCGGTAGTGAGATCGCCAACCTGGCGACAGCGATAATCGATGATATGAACTACATACAAAAGAGAGAGGTCCTGAGTGCCGCCACCCATAGCACAAAGGTTGCCCACATCGACCTCTTCCAGATGATGAGTATATTACAGAATATGGCAACAACAGACCTTACTGTATATATACTGGCGCGGACAAATGCGGTCCTGAACTATGTAGCAAAAGTCCTCGATGAGTATAAGATTCAATATAAGAAGAATGAGAGAATCACAGACTTCGACAGGTTTCTGCTCTCATTGAACCGCCTTATGAGAAATGAATATACCAATGATGATATATATACAATCTACAACTACCTTCGCAACAAGGTCGCGAGGGAGGAAGAACTCAAGGAGAGGCTGTTCCAGCATAAGTTGCACTGGACCGAGAAAGATGTACTCGGTATTCTCCTCCTGGCGTACGAGCAAACTACTGCCAAGAGGATACTAACCACTGCCAAGAACACAAACTTCAAAATCAAACTCAGCACGATACACAGCGCAAAGGGCAGTGAGGCCGATGTGGTCTTTCTGATAAACTCTGTGCCACACAAAACCAAGATGAAAATCCTCGAAAACTATGAGGGCGAGAAGAGGGTCCTATATGTGGCAGTTACAAGAGCAAGGAAATTCCTCTTCATTGTCGATCAGCCGGTCGCCAGAAGGTACGAGCAACTATACTACATAAGGTCATATGAGAGTCGTGCACAGGGTTCACTTGTTAATAGAGTAGCTGTTCCAGTTGCGTGAACACTTTTGTTCATTTTCTTTTCTCCACACTCTTTCTATTTGTCGATAATTGTTTGCTGTCTCTTTATCAATGTAAAGAGATTGAGGGGGGTAGAAGTGCAGAAAAGTTCCAGAAGTTCCCGAAGTTCCGCGAGTTCCAAAAGTTCCAGAAGTACCAAGGTTGTGTCGGGACAAAGTGGTGGGAACTTTTGGAACTTCGGGAACTCCGGGAACTTTGGGAACTCGGGAACTTTTCACCCACACTATATAATGTGAGGGTTTGTAGATGGTGTACGTACACCCTGCTACCCAATACCTTGTTTCAGAAGTGGAGACAAGTAGGTACTTGTACATAAAACCAAAAACTGTGTTCAAGGGTGGTTACGAATCTATATAAGTGGTGATTGCAATGGGAAGGCGGAGATCTGTGAGACTCTATTCCTCACCGCTCCGCCGCATTGATGATGAAAAGGCGCGTGAGGTTATTCTATCGCGCCCGGCTAGCGCCTTAACAGTCGCGGCACATATCTCACTCGCAGAACTTGAAGAGTTCAAAAAGTTCCTAGATGGATTAACTACTGCAACCTGGCACGGCGATATTTTTACTAGCGTGCGCAGAGGAATTATTGACTATATAGACTACTTGAAATCTAGGGATAGAGGTAGGGAGTTAAGGAAATACAATTATAAGGAACTCTTCACGGCAATGATTCTCTTCGCACACACAAAATACAAATGGAAGTACACAAACCTCATTATTGCAAGGTCAAGAAAGTGACTATGTGTGTCACGTGACAACCCCTGTCACTAATAACTCCTCTCTCCTTCCTTCTTTCCCCCAAAATCGCCTTTCTTGTTTGTGTTTTTCACTGACTATTGTGTAGTGGCATAGCAGAACACTAGTAACAAGTGCTGTCACTGCTCTCCGTCCCCTGTTCGACAAAAAATCGCCTCTGAGCGCTGATTTTCAATGCAAATTGCAACCCCCTGCGGACACTCACCCCATACACTAGATATATATATCTTATACATATGGGGTGAACGAGTCGGTGAGTAACAAATCTCTGTCAGAGTTGCTAGCGAAAATTTCGCTGTCAGTTTTGCCGCACAAAAGTTCCGGAACTTTTCTCTGTCACTTCTGACATAGTTTAAGTCGCGTCAGATTATTATACTGATGGTGATGCTATGCTGAGGACAGTTCAGTTCTACATACCCGAGGGTAGCAACCTGACCCCCCTAAACCGTTCCATTATGATTGCGATTGTGATCGCATACCTCGAAATTGATGAGTTTGTTGAGTTCGTGAAGACACATACCCTGCATTGGTATATGTGGAAGACAGCCAAGGTACCGGACGAACTACTCAATAGATTCAAGAGTGATGTTGAAGAACGAGTTGGTAAGAAATTCACGAAGGCTGACATCGTTACCTATGCTCTACAGTTCGTACTTTCTAAGTATCCAAACTTTATGAACATTGTCTCGCTAACATCATCAAGGCAATCAAAATAATGAGGGTGAATATTTGTGCGGAAATCCTCCGGAACAACCACCAAATACCCCCTATATATATAGATAATTACTGTGAACGCTCGGTCTGTTTGATTCTTTTTCTAATTGCAGAGAGCGGGATTGTTACCTTGATGAGCTCTATGTAATCACTACCAAGTCTATCATATGCAAACTCGACTGCCGCCGATACAAGTTCCTTCATTGTAATTCCATATTGTGAAAATCTCTCTTTTGCTAATTCCAACAATGCTGCGTTCAAGTACGTAAGTATGTCATTCTCTCTATCGCCCTGGAATTTTGTGCTATTTTGAATGTGCCTTGCGAACTCATCACTATTGAATAGCGCATACATTAGCGCGACCTCGGTTGCAGTGGTTGGAAACAATTTGACCAGTAGTTTCTCTTTCTCAGACATCGCATCGAGTGCATGATGAGAGAGCCGAACACTTGTTCGTGCTCGTGCCATATCAATCACCATATATAAAAAACATCTTACAAGTTTAAACCCGGATATTCAGTCAATTACCTATATAGGACATTGTCAGTATTGTTAGTGAACTTTTCTCTGTCATTTCTGACATAGATTTTGTTCATATAGATCATAAATAGAATAATAAGGAATAAGAAGAGTCAGGAAGAGATGACCTCTCTAATTTTACCCTCCTCGCGAAGTTTCCTCACCCGCATCATAAATGCCTGATAGGAAATAGTCTCCCTTCTCTTGCGTTCGAGGTCGCTGTTTAGGATTGCCCATATCGCCTTATAACTGAGCCCCTTACTCCTGTACTTCTTTAGGTATTCGAGTAGTTCATCATCGGTAATCTTGACCGGTCTTCCTTTTTGTTTTCCACTAGCCCATGCCAACTCCTGGCGCTCGCGCCTTTTCTTCAATTCGAACTGTGCGAAGAAGGAGAGTGTTTCAAGTAGAATGTTTGCTACCAGTTTGTAGACATCATCAACACTGTCATCAAACAAATAGTTAATCCAGCCCTCGGAATCTGAGAGTGTTATTATCCTTATGTTATTATTTTTGAAATACTCAATCATATTCTTCAGGTCAAGACTATCACGTGCAATCCTGTCAATACTCGTGACTATAACAGCATCAACACTATTTTCATTTATATATTGTAGCAGTTCTGACGCACCCTGTCTGTCGGAGAACTTCTTCAGTCCACTGACGCCTCGGTCCTTGAAGACTTTCATTAGCCGGATATTGTGTCCTCGGCAGTACTTCTCGATTGCCCGGACCTGATTTTCTTCATCTTGTTTGTTCGTGCTGACGCGGACATACCCGACAGCAGTCAAGTTTTTCTCACTCACTTTCTTCACCAATTTATCATAATAAGTTTAGACTTTTAAACACTAATACAAAAACCGGACTTTTTTGACACTCTTCCACAAATTTTATAAACATCTATGAAAACCCCATTATTTTCAAATTCACACTATGGATTATATTACTTTGGCGAAGATTAATTAGATATTTACATACTCTATCCTGTCCAAGGTTACTGTATATAAATGTAATACCCAATATCACAGGTCAAAGGGATAATAGAAGTATAAATTAACAATTTTTGACTTTTGTGGGTTTCTTCACTCTAACTGGATTGAATTATCGCCGCAGGACATTATGTGACATTAATAGATTTTTTGAAAATTCGTTTCTGAAATCTGTTCTGCTCTTTTGAGTATATTCTTTGAGAGTGTCGTATATTTGTAGATAGAGTTTAGCAATGTTTGCAATTAAAATGTGACTATTTGATTGTGATTGTAACATATTTGAGTTCATATCTATAAAGAATTCCCGCAAAAGACTTTTATCATGTTCTTTTAACAATTCTAAAGTGCTATGGGGTGATTGCAGATGCCGAAAGAGTACCGGGATAAGGTAAACTCTTTGCTGGAAAAAATAGAGAGTTGTGGACTAGAAATTCCAGAATTTAGTCCGGGACGTACACCCACGCAGGCATTTTCTCAGTTCTTAATAAATAAAAGGCAGGGAGATTGGGCAGAACGGATTGTATTAAATGCTATCAATGAAACATTTGATGATATAATTGCTGTGAGGTATGGCAGGTCTGAAGATATTATTGCAGGGGAAGAGGGTTTTGAGGAGTTTTACGCTGAATACCAGAGAGAGCTCTCCGAGATTGGAAAACGTCCTGATATCTTAATATTTTACAAAGATGAGTATTTTAAATTGAGATCATTGTATTCGTTGCATGGTAACAAGTACGACATCAGTATGCAATCTCGCGACAAACTTGATAAGATAGTTCCCCATGCAATCGCTGGACTAGAAGTTAGATCAAGTTCATTTTTGGTAGATAAACATAGAACTTACATAGAAACTGAAATACAAAAACTTCTAGAAGAAGCCCTTAAATTAGTTCAGACCATTAGGGAGCGGAAATTGTCATCCTTACCGAGCCCTTGGAAAAAATGGATAGCACACATTAATTCAATTAACGACTTAAGATATGCACTCGCGGAGATTCCCAGATTATCACAAACCAGAGATGCTAAAATACAGGAATTTATGGATACTATCAAAATGATTAAGACCAAATATGACGCATTATCCTCAAAACAATTGAGTTTTACGCCTAAAGTTGAAGACTTAGCAGTAATAAAACAGTGGATTAACACATATGGCGTTCCTCATTATTATGTCCAAGTATTCTTTGATAGGATCTATGCAATATCTTTCACGAGAATTCTTGAGATTGTCTCAAATGGACTGCAACAAATAAAGAGAAGACCTTTGCCTAAGATGGTGAAAAGTGAAAAATTTAAAATTGACAGACAACCAAAAAATCAGTTTAAAATAACTATTTATCTTGATATCAACGAAGGTGTTCATATTGGAGATGTATGTGAAGGGGAATACTGCCCAACGGATGAAAATCATCTTCCCGAACTAGCTGGGAAGTACACAGTTCTAAACGATGGTAGAGTCATCGTAGCTGTGGATTTTGTAGGAGGATATGCAAAAATTTATGAAGACAGGTTTCTCAGCCTTATCGGGTTGAGAAATAATGACGGGTGAAACAATACGACTATCTTATATTTTTCTGATCGACCAGAGAAGGACTATATAAGACGTGTTAGTCGTAAACATAGACGAAAGTACGCACAGTTTTTCACACCGTTCTATATTGCAGAGTTTATGATAAAATGGCTTTATCCTAGTACAAAGAAACAGAATCCTGTTATTGTTGATCCTGCCCTAGGTTTGGGCGTGTTTTTCAGAGCATTAGCTAAAAACAATAAGATTCCCAAAGATACCGTTCTTATAGGATATGAGATTGACAGGAATATTTTGGAAAGAGTCCGTGATCTCTTTTCTCAGCTAAATATATCCGTTGATATAAGAGAGTCCGACTTTTTAGTTAGTGACTGGGAAGAACAATATAATGCTATTATTTGCAATCCCCCTTACCTAAAATTTCATGACTATCCTAATAGGAATGAACTTATCAAATTATTCAAAGAGAATATGGGAATTGAATTATCCGGGCTGACTAACATTTACGCACTCTTTATATTGAAATCAATTAGACAGCTGAAAAAAGGAGGGAGAGCCTCGTTTATTGTGCCGGTGGAATTTCTTAATTCAAATTATGGAATTGCAGTTAAAGAATATATGAAGGAATCAAAAACCCTTAGATATGTTATAATTTTAGATTATCCTGTATTCGAGGATGCAACAACAACAGCGGCAATTCTCTTGTTTTCCAATGATAATCACACTGATAAGGTCTCTTTTGTTACAGTTAAAAACCAAAACCAACTCAAAGAACTTGAAAAGTATATTTTGACATATCCCTTAGCGTCCAGTCCAGTGGGGAAAGTTTATCGCTTATCTGAACTCGACGAGACTAAAAAGTGGAAGATATATTATCAAAAAGAAAACGGTGAAAGTTACAGGAACCTGGTTCCGTTTTCTAAGTTTGCCGTCGTAAAAAGAGGTATTGCTACTGGAGCAAACAACTATTTCCTGTTTTCTATAACCAAAAAAAGAAGATATAAAATACCTGATAAGTATTTTCTGCCCTGTATCCCCCGGGCATCTTATGCAAGGACTCATTTCTTCACAAAACAAAATTTTGAGGAACTGTTGAAAAATGACAAACCAGTTTTGTTACTAAACGTAGTCGATTTGGATGATGAAAACGTCCATAAGTACATAAAAAAAGGAGAGAAAGAGGGGATTCATAAAAGATACTTAACAAGTCATCGCAATCCTTGGTACAAACTTGAAAATCGTCCTCCCTCGCCTATATGGGTAACAGTGTTCCATCGGGAGGGAATTAGATTTGTTAGAAATGAGGCTGGAGTTTACAACCTGACTGCATTTCATTGTGTATATATAAAACCAGAATATGAAGATGAGATAGATTTAATAATGGCATATCTCATTACTGACGTTGCAAAGAAGATCTTGGAGGACAATATGAGAGAATATGGCGAAGGGCTAAAAAAGGTTGAGCCTAAAGACGTCAGTAACGCTCTTGTCGTTGATTTCGACAAGATATCCTCTGATGAAAAGTATGAAATACTGAAGTTATTCCGGGAATTTAGAGAAAGGGAAATTAAAGGCAAAGATACAAAAGATGTCTTAAAGAAGTTGAACGCAATATTTGAAGAAATATTAAGACGAGGCTAAAAATATCACTCAGATTTGTTGGTAGGCTCTAGGTCTCTAATTCTTTAACATGAGCTATTATCTCTTATTTAGCATAGTGGAGATGATTACAATCCATAACCTCCAAAAGACTTATTAAGGAGTTTGTATATAGCGAATACTACCCTATCCTCGTCCATCGGCATGATAGCAGGGATGAAAAATCCGACAGTAGGGATGAAAACAAACTGGCCCTCAGAAGTCTCTAATTGTCAAACAGGGCAAGGAAAAACCCGATGGGGATGACATATCTTCATCCTATTGCTGCTGAGCTTGACTGTTCTTACCATGATAGGACTAAGGGTAGAGAAGAGGGCACTATCCTTTATCTTGGGCTCCTTCAAAATTTTTATATCCTCAGTTATGAAGGTAGCATCGCCTATCTGAAGGATAGGACTGTCGATGAAGCCCTCAACAACGGCCCTTATGAGCTCACTAGAAGAGGAAGAGACGTAGAGAGAGACATCATCAGAGAGAACTCTTATGCCTCTGTCAGGAATGAGCTCGCGCTTCCTCACCATCATGCGGGAAAACGTAAAGT of the Thermococcus onnurineus NA1 genome contains:
- a CDS encoding HsdM family class I SAM-dependent methyltransferase, coding for MRRVSRKHRRKYAQFFTPFYIAEFMIKWLYPSTKKQNPVIVDPALGLGVFFRALAKNNKIPKDTVLIGYEIDRNILERVRDLFSQLNISVDIRESDFLVSDWEEQYNAIICNPPYLKFHDYPNRNELIKLFKENMGIELSGLTNIYALFILKSIRQLKKGGRASFIVPVEFLNSNYGIAVKEYMKESKTLRYVIILDYPVFEDATTTAAILLFSNDNHTDKVSFVTVKNQNQLKELEKYILTYPLASSPVGKVYRLSELDETKKWKIYYQKENGESYRNLVPFSKFAVVKRGIATGANNYFLFSITKKRRYKIPDKYFLPCIPRASYARTHFFTKQNFEELLKNDKPVLLLNVVDLDDENVHKYIKKGEKEGIHKRYLTSHRNPWYKLENRPPSPIWVTVFHREGIRFVRNEAGVYNLTAFHCVYIKPEYEDEIDLIMAYLITDVAKKILEDNMREYGEGLKKVEPKDVSNALVVDFDKISSDEKYEILKLFREFREREIKGKDTKDVLKKLNAIFEEILRRG
- the cas6 gene encoding CRISPR-associated endoribonuclease Cas6, encoding MRVEIKFRPTEEDTILPFNYNYDIYTQLIEKMAIVSPEIAREAEVSHVDYFTFSRMMVRKRELIPDRGIRVLSDDVSLYVSSSSSELIRAVVEGFIDSPILQIGDATFITEDIKILKEPKIKDSALFSTLSPIMVRTVKLSSNRMKICHPHRVFPCPV
- a CDS encoding recombinase family protein; translated protein: MKKVSEKNLTAVGYVRVSTNKQDEENQVRAIEKYCRGHNIRLMKVFKDRGVSGLKKFSDRQGASELLQYINENSVDAVIVTSIDRIARDSLDLKNMIEYFKNNNIRIITLSDSEGWINYLFDDSVDDVYKLVANILLETLSFFAQFELKKRRERQELAWASGKQKGRPVKITDDELLEYLKKYRSKGLSYKAIWAILNSDLERKRRETISYQAFMMRVRKLREEGKIREVISS
- a CDS encoding AccI family restriction endonuclease, with protein sequence MPKEYRDKVNSLLEKIESCGLEIPEFSPGRTPTQAFSQFLINKRQGDWAERIVLNAINETFDDIIAVRYGRSEDIIAGEEGFEEFYAEYQRELSEIGKRPDILIFYKDEYFKLRSLYSLHGNKYDISMQSRDKLDKIVPHAIAGLEVRSSSFLVDKHRTYIETEIQKLLEEALKLVQTIRERKLSSLPSPWKKWIAHINSINDLRYALAEIPRLSQTRDAKIQEFMDTIKMIKTKYDALSSKQLSFTPKVEDLAVIKQWINTYGVPHYYVQVFFDRIYAISFTRILEIVSNGLQQIKRRPLPKMVKSEKFKIDRQPKNQFKITIYLDINEGVHIGDVCEGEYCPTDENHLPELAGKYTVLNDGRVIVAVDFVGGYAKIYEDRFLSLIGLRNNDG
- a CDS encoding UvrD-helicase domain-containing protein, with amino-acid sequence MTAPIPTTYSILGVAGAGKTTQLIDLLNYLNFENSRNEKIWERHFEPVELNRIAFISFSNTAIQEIANRTGIEIKARKKSAPGRYFRTVTGLAEVLLYENNLMTFEEVRSVSKLEGFRIKWAREHGMYYKPRDNDISYSGNEFFAEYSRLVNTYYHVKSLSEIIEMHSKSHLLLDYIREKEKLGIVDYEDILMRAYDYRNDIVVDLEYMIIDEAQDNSLLDYATLLPIAKNNATELVLAGDDAQLIYDFRGANYKLFHKLIERSEIILNLTETRRFGSEIANLATAIIDDMNYIQKREVLSAATHSTKVAHIDLFQMMSILQNMATTDLTVYILARTNAVLNYVAKVLDEYKIQYKKNERITDFDRFLLSLNRLMRNEYTNDDIYTIYNYLRNKVAREEELKERLFQHKLHWTEKDVLGILLLAYEQTTAKRILTTAKNTNFKIKLSTIHSAKGSEADVVFLINSVPHKTKMKILENYEGEKRVLYVAVTRARKFLFIVDQPVARRYEQLYYIRSYESRAQGSLVNRVAVPVA